GCCGTCTTGACGAAATCCATGAACAGAGGATGTGGTTTTAATACGGTACTTTGGTATTCTGGATGATACTGTGTACCGATGTACCATTTCAATCCTGGTATTTCAACGATTTCTACCAAGTCGCTCTCTGGGTTGCGTCCCACGCACATCATGCCGTTCTTCTCGTATTCCTTCTGAAACTCATTGTTGAATTCATAGCGATGGCGATGACGCTCCTGAATGTGCTCCTTCTTATATATAGAGAAGACGCGAGAACCTTGTTTCAGTACACATTCGTATGCACCGAGGCGCATGGTTCCACCCATGTTGGAGATGTTTTTCTGTTCCTCCATGATGTCGATGACATTGTGTGGAGTCTTTTCATCCATCTCTCTTGAATTGGCATCTTTGTAGCCCAATACGTTGCGGGCAAACTCGATGACCATCATCTGCATACCCAGGCAGATACCAAAGGTAGGAATGTCGTGGGTGCGGGTATAGTGGGCTGCTATGATCTTGCCCTCAATGCCGCGCTGGCCGAATCCCGGACAGATGACGATGCCGTCCTGACCCTTCAACTGCTCTGCCACATTTTCTTCTGTGAGATATTCAGAATTGATGAATGTTATCTTCACCTTGTGGTCGTTGTAGGTGCCGGCATGTGAAAGACTTTCGCGGATACTCTTGTAGGCATCCTGCAGATCGTACTTACCTACCAGTCCGATGTTTACCACCTCTGTAGCCTTGCTTCTGCGGTCGAGGAATGCTTTCCAAGGACCCAGTGCAGGCTTTTCGCCGATAGGCTCGCCCATTTTGCGGAGAATGGCGGTGTCAAGACCCTGGTTCTGCATGTTTACAGGTACTTCATAGATACTGGCGAGGTCTTCGCTTTGTATCACGCAGTCCAGATCCACATTACAGAAGCTGGCTACCTTTTTCATGATTCCCTCTTCGAGATGTTTCTCTGTGCGGAGGATCAGAATATCTGGCTGAATACCTACACTTTGCAATTCCTTCACGGAGTGCTGGGTAGGTTTTGTTTTCAACTCCCCTGCAGCCTTCAGATAAGGCACGTAGGTGAGGTGCACATTGACGGCGTTCTTGCCCAATTCCCATTTCAGCTGTCTGATAGCTTCCATGTAAGGAGCACTTTCGATGTCGCCGATGGTTCCGCCTATCTCGGTGATTACGAAATCATAGTGATACTTCTTGCCGAGCAGCTTCACATTGCGCTTGATCTCGTCGGTGATGTGAGGCACCACCTGGATGGTTTTTCCGAGATAATCGCCACGACGTTCCTTGTCAATGACAGCCTTGTAGATACGACCAGTGGTGAGAGAATTTGCTTTCGTAGTTTGAATACCGGTGAATCGCTCGTAGTGTCCGAGGTCCAGGTCGGTTTCCATACCATCTACTGTCACGTAGCACTCACCATGCTCGTACGGGTTCAGTGTACCCGGGTCGATGTTGATGTATGGGTCAAACTTTTGGATAGTAATGTTGTAACCTCTTGCTTGAAGAAGCTTACCGATGGATGACGATATGATTCCTTTACCCAAAGAAGAAACCACACCACCAGTAACGAAGATGTACTTAGTTTCAGCCACGATATTTATTTTTTAAATTAGAATAATCGCGTGCAAAGTTACTATAAATTTATGAAATAGCCAAAATTATTGCAAATAATGCCGTTGTTTTATGAATTATTTATTACCTTTGCGCCTAAATTATAGCATTGCGTAGATTTTAATGATTATGAAATTGAGATTTAATATAGTGGTGGCTGCTCTTTTTGTTTGTTTTCCTTCATGGGCACAAACCAAGAGTCATAAGCTTACCAAGGGTGTACAGGAACCTGAAACGGCTGAATGGGTGAAGAATTATATGGATTCTTTATCCGCAGTTCGGGCTCATATCGATTCCAGCTATTATGCTGCGAACGATATCCGCTATTCCCGACTTTTCACCCCGCTTACTTTTTATCATTCTCCTGCTAATCATTTTCTCAGATTGAATCCGGCTGGCTATTCTGATTCTCTTGAATGTATGCTGGATAAGTCTTTGATGTTCATTTACTTAAACCGTCCTGATCTTGTGAGAAGTAATGAGTCCAGACTGGATGTGGTTGGTGCTCCTATTCCTGAGGGCGCTCCGAGAAAGACGGAGGTGGATATTGTGGAGGAGGTGGCTCCAAAGGCTATTGAATTAGAGGCTTCACCGATGAAAATCTATGTGGCGAAACCTAATTTCTGGACGATCAAGGGGGATTATTACTTGCAGTTCCTTCAGAATTATGTGAGTGATAACTGGTATAAAGGTGGTGAGAGCAACTACTCGATGTTGGGTAGTGTCACGATGCAGGCTAATTATAACAATAAGCAGAAGGTGAAGTGG
This is a stretch of genomic DNA from Segatella hominis. It encodes these proteins:
- a CDS encoding DUF3078 domain-containing protein encodes the protein MKLRFNIVVAALFVCFPSWAQTKSHKLTKGVQEPETAEWVKNYMDSLSAVRAHIDSSYYAANDIRYSRLFTPLTFYHSPANHFLRLNPAGYSDSLECMLDKSLMFIYLNRPDLVRSNESRLDVVGAPIPEGAPRKTEVDIVEEVAPKAIELEASPMKIYVAKPNFWTIKGDYYLQFLQNYVSDNWYKGGESNYSMLGSVTMQANYNNKQKVKWENKLEMRLGYQTSKGDTLHKYKTSEDLLRYTGKLGLQATRRWYYTLQVIGQTQFTRGLRSNDKFVYSDFMSPFKLNLSVGMDYSIDWLNHRLKGSTHIAPLALNWKYVDRSSLATRYGLEEGQHGLLDYGSEFTVDFTWQMAENLRWKTRLYGYTTYERAELEWENTFTFQFNKYISTNIFLYPRFDDGTKRKEGESYWQFKEYASVGFSYSF
- a CDS encoding CTP synthase — translated: MAETKYIFVTGGVVSSLGKGIISSSIGKLLQARGYNITIQKFDPYINIDPGTLNPYEHGECYVTVDGMETDLDLGHYERFTGIQTTKANSLTTGRIYKAVIDKERRGDYLGKTIQVVPHITDEIKRNVKLLGKKYHYDFVITEIGGTIGDIESAPYMEAIRQLKWELGKNAVNVHLTYVPYLKAAGELKTKPTQHSVKELQSVGIQPDILILRTEKHLEEGIMKKVASFCNVDLDCVIQSEDLASIYEVPVNMQNQGLDTAILRKMGEPIGEKPALGPWKAFLDRRSKATEVVNIGLVGKYDLQDAYKSIRESLSHAGTYNDHKVKITFINSEYLTEENVAEQLKGQDGIVICPGFGQRGIEGKIIAAHYTRTHDIPTFGICLGMQMMVIEFARNVLGYKDANSREMDEKTPHNVIDIMEEQKNISNMGGTMRLGAYECVLKQGSRVFSIYKKEHIQERHRHRYEFNNEFQKEYEKNGMMCVGRNPESDLVEIVEIPGLKWYIGTQYHPEYQSTVLKPHPLFMDFVKTAISNKK